AAATTATAAGAAGCAGTTTGAAGGAGCTCATGCTTCATTgaacgacataaatactgaaagaatagAGAATTTCCTAAATTGTTctgtagcctcttatccataagtgtagtgcacttcacacccatgaacaagactctacttaatacaGCTTTCAGACACCCTATGACACtttaaaccttgtgctctgatataaagtttgtcacaacctaagactaccccctagtcgtaacatggtgcatAAGGTTACAAGAGATTCCAAGCATACCCATGAACTGGCACAAGCTATAAATACTGAAAGGAATATGATAAAATGCAGTGAAGAATTTATTTAGTgaaacatatgaataataaaatccataacaatGCGGTCTAAAAAACATCACTGATAAATATAACTAACCGTCTGACtttttgaaagactctaaacatgatgagttattgggacaagtccccaactaactttgactgttgAAATACCATGAATTAAAATACATGAAAGCATGATAAAAAATGTAACTAGTCCTCAACTAATGAGGATTTATCAATGTTGTAGTTGAGTGATACAGGGATGGACTACATGCGAACTTGGAAATAaacatccaaacctatattataagacaacatagcaaaAGAGAGaatatgcgattagtactttgaatgtactggtatgtgagatggGAACTAgctaacatatataaatatactgagcatgaatgcactAACATGTATAATAAATACAataccaagtataaacatgtactaaaataatctgaataatTAGTATATAGGAACTTGGTCATACAAACCTAAACTAATTATAACTTGAATATGGTACTGAGGACAGCGAGACATATCTACAACCGACATttcctaatctgagctaatcgaggtccaacctgtaactccaattggaagggtatcaataccttactaagggtactaacactggctgtataGATACACTAATCTGATATCCTGAAGCACTAGGGTGTCAAgtctaaactgatgggtgacccctaagaaggtgtcaagcctaaaatTCCTGTTCACCCCTCATAACCAACATTGGCaatatagttctagaacttagggactgctactaacgactcagCCTAATTGATGGggccatccctgcattcactcggtgctaagtattactcccaattgaatgactttgaagaatattttaaacataaaatgataactaatatgctcaagtcatgaggttctgaaaataataagatatacATAATTGAAGGAATCATGAACTTTTAAATTGATGCATGTTCAAAACCTTGGTATCGgctgttcataacccaccagcatagACTAATACAACTAACTGATCATAGTAATTATAGAACTGGCTATGGTacaaaataaatcatgaataatatttaatatttcattAACTGGTCATGATAtagacatttgcattatcaaacatacaGAAATACAATTCTCATTAGGGAATATATTTTCAGGATACATaccaaaaataattgagaaagagTTGATAAAATTGATATGAAaagtcataaaaagagaaaaatgatttACATTAGTAAATTTAGGGATATTTTAGGACACAATGGGTGGAAgtaacccattgatgaaatcccacaaaCCTAAATGTAAAATTTTCGATGAACTTTTTGGAATTGGGCTTGAATTGAATAACCTTAATTACTTCTTGGACTCGTTATGATTGATTACGAGTTGTTAGGTAGAGTTATGGTCTAAAGTCTTGGTTCATTCACTGGTCAGGCTACGAGTACATATTACGACTTGTAAGGCCTGACTACTAGTCGCATACTAGACTCGTAATCAAAGGACTAGGTTTCTGGTGGGACACTTTTGTGACCACGGGTCCCTCATTACAACTCGTAGTCACGATTACAAAAATAAGGCCAAATTATAGTCACTAGGCTCATAAATTAAGTCCTTCATAGGAGTGACTATGACTCACTCATGAAGACTAGTCATGTGTGGTAACGACTCATTACCTGAGTCATTGTCACGACAGTGTGTCAGGCCCTTAGGGGAAATTTTTCACAAGTTTTTTTCATGACCTCGGATTAAGAAGAGACTTGAAACATTTGAAAAGCTAATTTAGTGTCCTATCTTTTAAGGGTTCTAGAGCTTCGAAATTCATGGTATTACAATATACCACTATGAGAAAAAGAGTTTCTAAAATATTGTGTCTTACAATATTAGGTAAAACTTTTGCTTGGTAAAACTTCTTTtaattttgtacaaaatcttgcCTTCTCTCTTGATGgatgatgtatatatatcttGAAAATTTGGAGAGAAGCTTCCCTCATTGGATTTCGTAGAAGGACCACCAAAATTCATTCCAGTAACATACTTGTCAAGAAAATTATGAGACAACTAACATATAAGACAAAATACAGGTAGTTGCAAAATTACACACTGGAAACCAATTGTCAGAACTGATGCTTTCATCAGGTCAAGGCAATATTGAAACATGAATAATAAGCAAACATACAAGGATCAAGTTTCAGAGATAGAGTTTGTTAATCATTAAAATGTAAGTAGAAGGAACAAAATTAGAACAATGTGGGAACCCATCATTTACTTAAGAACCTACAGTTAAGTTTGATTAAGTATTAGAAGTAAAATGCAAACAGATGTATAACTCAAGCtagaattataaattaaatatagtCGAGTAGTTGAATAATCAACTAATGAAATCGTGCCATGAACTTAGTTAAGACTTGAGTGTAAGGGTTACTTTTTTGTGACTAAATTTATTAGTTTTGATAGGAATAAAAGAGGGTTAGATTGATTACTAAAATAGATCACTGAATTAGAGTAGATATTGATCTTGGTACTATGTGAACTCCTAAAATTGAATACTTGATTGATTGATcttcaaacataatttttattgattattagatttgataATGCTCATTGAATAAGTAGTGAATTGACATTCAAATATACTTGTGATTTCATGTGTTAGTAGATATTCATCGCTTACCTAGAAGATaaactttttaattattaaatacaaGTCAGAAAATTACCGATATGGTTGATTTATCTCATTTTGTGATTGTACTTGTGTATGATATTGTTTTTTGTGGTTAGATGAATCGATAAAGGTAGATCATCATTAATTTGGTAGATTTAAAGGATGAAAAAGTGGAGAGGTTGAAATAAAGGTAGTATAACAATTGGTTTGGAATAAGATGGTAGGCACTAGTTATCTAGGATTGGGTGTCACATAGACAATGATATTTAGATATAGTACCACAGTGGTACTAATACATGGATTGAGCTCATCCCCTACATGTCATAATTAAGGGTCTTTGCTAATCCTATtatgtatttatatcatgatttggagAGTTTAACTATTCCTTGAGTAGAGCGAGTTATGTTGgtgatatattatgatttttttgtttgaaCCAATTATTTGAAGAGATAATATAGTTCCTTGAGTGGATCAGTTTTGTTGGTGGTTGTGATTGTGCATTGTAGCAAATGTGAATATAAGGTACATCCTACATTATGTATAAATATCATTTTCCCTTGTATATAGttatatatgttatgtatattgtAGTTCCTTCATGAAATTTTATGATGTTATTAACTATCTCGGTTGTTGGAATCCTAATAGTTTATGGTTGTATAATAGGAAACAAGGGTTATCACGAAATAAGATTATGTGAAAGAGAGAGAGGGGTGTAAAGTTTTTGTAAAAAGGTGAGTGCATACACTATGTGTGTTAGGTTGATTCAAGAAATTGTGTCAGTTAGTCACGCGTTGAGATTAAATTAATAGTACTTAATAATGAAAAGGCGATAAGGTTGGAAGCTGAAGTAAGTTAAGTATGATCAGGTATTAGGCATGTATGCTTGTCATGATCTCTTTTTGTTTGctatatattgttatatgtttctAATCCTTATTAGATAATATACCTACCGGTACTTGTGGTTTTACTGGCACTACAGTTACTATATCTCCTTTTAAGGATATAGCTATTTTGCATGTCAGTTGGAGTTTCTATAAGTACAACGATGATTTTCTTCATCACCTGTCATCCACTCTGAAATGGATGATATATCTTGAATCATCCTTCATTTGTTTAGTGTTCTTGTACTTGATTAGACTAGGTTCTGGGaggtttgttttatttatttcgcAATGTACTTTATAATAAGCATTTGTTTTAAATAAAAGGTTTATTATTTACTAATTCTTGAAGTTTTAGCAATATTTTCTGCTGCGTTGAAAATTAGGGGGCaagggttctcctatctagggTAGAGTTGGGTAGGTGCCCGCATGATCCGTGACTTGGATCGTGACAACATAGTAGGTCGACTTTAACCCTGATCCTTGCACAACTTGCCCTGGTTTGGTTGTAGGTGGCcatttcaagttttcaacttgCAAAGGTTTCCCAATGACTGATgctaaagaaaatacaacattcttatcaaaataaTTTGGCGGTAGATAGGGAAAAGATATCAGGATTTAGGATATGACAATTGTTTCTCCATCGGGATGAAAAAATGGATCTCATTTTAGGATCCTCATTGGAGATGACGAGTTCTTATATGTGATGCAAAATGCTGGTTTGATGGCCGGTTAACATAATCTTCCAATAGAGCTGCATGAAAGAaaatatatctgttgcataacaATTCTATATTGTAGTCCCCCTTTTGCTCGCACGGTTTTTTGATAAGCTTGTGTAGCTCCTTAATATCCGATCAGTCATACAAAAATCTTCTAACCACTGCATATTGGAGATTTTTGTTTGAAGATTTTTGGGAAGTATATCTGATTTGCCTCATTTTGTTCCAATATTATCATTGTTCACCATACATATAGGTAATTGGTTTTATCATAAGAGACTAAGAGGTTATTGTTGTCAATTTTGTTGATAGTTATAATGAGGCTGTGTATGTTGATGGTTGTGGAATCAATCGTGCTGATTGTATTGTGTGTATCTGGTGCTACTGAATAGCTAATGGAGGTTGTCCAGCGGCCTTAAAGGCCATAGTCACCGGATAAAGTAGGCAAATTTAGggttgtgatttattatattagcCAAAAGCTGTAAGCTAGAAAACCTAAATTATAGTAGTTTTTGacctatttttatcattttatcttaAACCAAGTGTTTACATGCTCTTTTTAAATTCATCCAAATAGTAAAAAAACgttttaaactattttttgttaaaaacacttgaaataagtcaattcaaacaAGTTCTAAGACTACTAATTTTATGAGACATCTAAAAAATCTATGTCAAATTTAGGATGTTCTTTAAATACTTTCCCATAAATTTTACGAAGAAGGCAACGTTCAACCTCAATTCAGTTTTTTCTCCACACATGCGAAGATACATGCGAGGAATAGCCAACAAATATTAAACTAAACCTCAGGCAATTAGTCCTCCAATAACTGTACAGCTTCGGATTTTTATAATCCTATCTTCTTCCACAAAAGTAAAACTCATTAAGCAGTGCACTACTTTTCtgtaattatttttgtaataattcAAGCTCCAAGCTGAGTGTCCACTAAGACGACatgtttgatttaatgctttCCCTGTCAGCATCAAGgccttatataatattttatgtttaaatcaCTCCTGGGCATTAATTATCTAtcttacctaaaaaaaaaaaaaaacattgtgtCCACTTCGCTTAAAATTTAAATTGCTTATGTTTCATTTCCCAAATAGTTAGCCTAAAAATATTCAATAGCGTAAACATAGTTTGATTAATGGCACAACTCTTAGAAATGTTTGGAAACCTTTTCTTCACCGATAAATTAGTTCTTTCATTTCAATTTGCTTGTCCTGCTTTATGGGTTAATTTACTTAAAAAACAATATCTCTTTAAATTTTTCAACTCTTTACTTCTAACTTTTCGCATAACATGTTTAAAATTGCAagactaaaaaatattttgttagcATTCTATAATTACCTAatattttgataatgacaaactaacacaATAAACATGCAGGATCAAATAATTTCGAAGCTATCGCGATGGGAAGAAATACATAGAGATCATGGATTAATATAGAAAGAATCAATTCAGACAACTAGGCGACCTTGGAAGATCTCACAAATATGGAACCAAAAGATACCCACACAAGGAATTGATTTCAGCGAACAATCAAAGGAGCAAATCAGTACGATGCAATATTGTATGAAgaccaaatatgaaaaaggataATATTCTCTACATAGACATATCTTATATGGACATGTATGAATATGATACTTCAATCCAGCAAAGGAAAAAGCATATCGCACAAGAGGAAATATCTGATATGGACGCGCTGAAGATATGGGTATTCAATTAAGGAATCCaaaccaatccttgaatgaaaaaaaaatcccctGGTTTTCCTTTAAGAATAAGCCTATATAAAGGCATTGGAGAAAGAAGAATCATCGCGTAACTTCACGATAAACTATCACAAGGTCTCATCTTTTAGTCTTCATAAAGCTTTGTAATTTTCTCATTTTACAATcattccaaaaagaaaaagattgagTCTGTCTATTAGTTATACCAGTCGAGGCTGTCACTATATCTGGATAACTACAAATTGAGATTCAGAACTTGTTCAATCACACTTTAACGCATTCTTAATGTCATGACCTAAAGGAAACCCTTGCAACCTAAGGTGATTGAAATAGGCACCACACCGATGATCCGAACCagtataaaattttgtatttttcatcaCATTTCAGTTTATGCTTTcagtttaattttgttttattgaGTATACAAACTTGCTGGTGAGTTGTGACAGAGCCGATCAGtcgactcagaaaaagatttcaaTTCAACCCCCGAATTTCATGTTTGCTACATACTATATATCTTTAGTGTAAGAACACGAAAttcttttactttcttaatctaCGTGCTAAGTTAAAAGTAGTCAAACGTATTGAAAGGGAGATATTTAATTAATTGTTCGAGAATGATGAATTATCagtttaatatataataatgagaaattttttaaaaattagttagTCATTATGGAGAAGAACAGAAGTGTTTGATTGAATGATTCCATTATAAGACTGGCGATAGTGGAATCCATAGAGTTTAGATGTGGAGACGTGCTAAGATAGCTTTGTGTGTCGCCTATATATAGCACCGCAAGACAGGGTTTGAGATGGAAGTACAGAACCAATTAAAGAAAGAAGCGAAAACTAGTGAGCGGAGCAGTTAGTATATAGAAAAAGAAGCATGTCATGGTTATTAAAGTTTGTGAAGGAAGGACAACCATATTTGGCAGCGACGTTGTTGCAGTTTGGATATGCAGGATCAGCCATAATAGCTAAGTTTGCTTTAAATCATGGCATGAGCCATTTCACCTTTGCTGTCTACAGAAATGCCTTTGCCACTATTGTCTTCGCTCCTTTTGCCTTGCTCTTGGAGAGGTCAATTCCCcatgttttagtattttttttttttcgcgACTCTTTAATTCACCTAACATATTTAAGAACATAAATTAAAAGGCATTAtggtatattttatttatctttaatttaaaatcacaagattcaaaaatttttactttcttaaaactCCATGCCAAGTTAAAACCATACAAATTAAAAGGTAGAGTCAGTATATTCATGCACTGCAACACTCTGTTTTCTTAGATGGAGTTATTAACTGGGTTAAACACTAATAAAGTTTCTCTCTGACTATTTAACAAACAGGAAAATAAGGCCAAGAATGACTCTATCCATTTTCATGAAGATTATGCTGCTGGGCTTAGTGGAGTATACATATCAGACAATACTTTAgcaaattttttataatataccAGATGGTCTGATATTCCACTGAAAACAAAAGCTGTCGTTTTTGCAGGCCTGTCATCGACCAGAACTTGTATTACACAGGATTGAGATACACTACTGCAACTTTTGCAACCGCAATGTGTAATGTGCTTCCAGCCCTCACCTTTTTGTTGGCTTGGATATTAAGGTTTGTAACTTCCCATCTTTTTAGAAACTTATTTATTGACATGCACGTTCATAGTAAATGTTTTTAAAGGACAAAGATAAATAGATGACCACGCTCTGTAAATTTATTAACTGAACTAGTATTGGATCTTGAAAAACAATAAAACCAATAAGGGTGTCGCGTACCAAAAAAGTCcgtggtatttttgagccatacaatatttcttttgttgaccataaaaaaaatgaaatgagatattttttctacttaaaaattaaatataagaaaattaaatttttagatctcttaaatataaaaaaaaaaaaaattaaaaaaaatcataaagttAAGAGATAATTTTTAGTGGCTTACCCACCAATTCTAACCAAAACCTAATGACACCAATGTTCAGTTGAAAAAAATGCCAACTATTAATGCACAAAAGCTACAAAATAAGCACTGACTCTGTTGAGAAGAATACATTTATGTATATCtaattgattataatattttatttgaattatatacttggttaaataaaataaaggaaaggaAAAGAGTATGTATGAAAGTTGGTCAGTTGATTTGGTAAATGTAGAATAATGGGTGATTGAATGGAACATGTAGGCTTGAGAGGGTGAACATTAAGAGAATAGCAAGTCAGGCCAAAATAGTGGGAACAATAGCGACATTTGGCGGTGCCATGATTATGACACTGATTGGAGGACCTACAATTGGATTGCCTTGGACAAGACACCACGTCAATATTCCATCTTCTACTTCTACTAGTAGTGTTTCTACTCATGAGCTACAACCCATTAAAGGTGCCCTCTTCATCGCCGCAGGTTGCATCTGTTGGGCCGGCTTTTACAACCTTCAGGTACCTCGCATACCCAAAATTATTTCAACTAAAAGATCTTTTTAACTTTTTTGCTCTTTTCAGTTTATGGTATTTACAATctcattatatttttcttatactGTCGGATTAAGGTTACAATAATAGGTAAATTTTCGTAATAATCTTGATACAATAACCTAAACAATACATGTGTACGTACAAGTTATAATATATTAATTGATTTGATTATGTATAACTTAATCAATCATTTACTTATGATTCCTAGTCAACGAATGATGTACctttctaaatttaaaaataatttaatacattctctaatttaaaataagtgaaatttttgagttattttttaatgtcgaaaataagtgaattgtttattcttcaaaaatcatgttagaaatttcttcaagttttaccTTCATTTATACTTTTTAGGTTATGAGTTCAAGAGacttaattgattttattttaatgttaCTAAAATTTCAAGAGTAGTTTGATATTatctaaaaaagtaaaatatagaaATGAAAGAACAATTTATTTCCTAGTTTCTTTTCCTTAATAAGTGTGAATTgaagtaaaatttcatttatttgaacGAGAGGAAGTAACAAATTTTCAgtcacacatatatattttatggcATGGATATTAATATACCATatacattttaatatattttttctaaattccGGACCAAgtcaaaatagtcaaataattgaattgaggGAGAATTAAATAACTTCAGTTGTCAGTGTTAAGATGGATATTCTACAATGTTTTTCCTCCACGGTTAACATAATCCTTATTTATGTGTGACAAAAAGGCAATTACATTGAAGACATACCCTGCGGCATTATCACTCACTTGTTTCATATGCTCGTCCGGAGCACTGCAAGGCGCTGTTCTGACCCTTGTGGCTGAAAGGGGCAATACTTCAATTTGGGCCATCCAGTGGAATACTAAATTGTTATCTTACGTTTATAGTGTAAGCCTGAGCATTCTCTAGTATGTGTCCTTATTCATACTTAGTAGGaagagtaattttttttatgcaAAATAGGGAATGGTCACTTCTGGAGTCGGCTATTATGTCTCTGGattgataatgaaggaaaaaggaCCGGTTTTTGTAACTGCATTTAATCCTTTAAATATGATTATCGTCGCAATTTTGGGTTCATTCATTTTATCCGAGCAGCTAAACTTGGGaaggtatgtaagtatttatttattttatccttttttttgaaataataaaggATTATCACGATATCATCTATAACTTTTTCTTcaagaagtatatatatatatatatatatatatatataattgcaaAAGAAATTTTCTAATTAATTCGGTGCCGGTTGAATGTAGGGTTTTGGGAGGGGCAATAATAGCAATCGGATTATATTTAGTAATATGGGGCAAGAGCAAGGACGAAAAATTGTCGAAATCGATCAGTAGTGAAGAGGCCCATCAATCAGAACTAGTAGAAAAAGAAATACCTGCAACGTCAAATACTTCGAATCAGGCAAATACTGGAGATGAAGTTGTTTAAGAAGATTAAAGTAAAAaggataatttaaaattataactcCCGATTTGTGATTGGGTTTCTGGATAACTATGAAGTTCCCCGTCGAGGGATGTTACTTTTGCATTTCTTTATTAGAATAAtgggagaaataaaaaaaatgtgtgaGCATCTATAAAGCATCTATCTATTTATTATGCTGATAAAATGGACACCCTTTATTTAAACAACATAAGGTGGTGAACAAATAATTAAGTACTCAAAATGACAAGCATAAAAAGAGGAAGAGACAATATCCGCTAATTCTAATAATGGCTTAAACATATGGGGTACGTTAATActatccattttattttacacGGTCAATCAGTATAATCTTAATAAAAGtagttatttcaatttaattaattcattttattttatttttaatattatcctTATCgttaaataacataataaagtacTCCTATTAGCAGTCAAACTCTAGATATTCAACACATAATTAACAAAAttagatttaataaaatgaaCCACTAATAAGTATTTTCTAAAGTAGAGTATCAAGTCAATGAGAAAATTAAAGGGAGTAGAATATAAGGTTAAAGTATAGTGCTACTGGTATTTTTTTTCGCCATCTggtaatttaattatttagtagtgtttgaaatatattaaaagaaaatataatacaatttatattttaagtatgCGATTGACcatgatttaaaattatattgattTGATGTTGAAATTTCACTAAcctataagaaaataagaaattaacGACATACTAAATTTTGTTGCTAAACAACAAATATCTCATGGTAATTTCTTTTAGCTGCAGATTAACGACGAATTGTAAGAAAATTCACTCAGCTAAAATCTATTTTGGCGACGAAATAATTAGGGACGACAAATTACGTAGttaactttctttattttctggTAGCGTTTTGTTTGGTcgtacaataataatatagtagtaataaatatataatagtagTTGTTAGCAGTAGATTATTTTTGAATCAACagcataataataacaatagtataatataacaacaacaacaacaacaataataataataataataataaaaataaaaaaataaaaaatagtagtacGTTTATATATACTAATAGTATTAAAAGTGGTAGTActgttatattatattttaatacatttgatcaaattttaaaagaaagataaaatataataataataataataataataataataataataataataataataatcatcatctCATTGGTTTCAAATTattatctcaattcaaatatacACATTATTAAGTAGATATAcatcacattttttaaaaaaaaaaagggtaaacaagaacaataacaaactaaatctgttttaataaattaagataaagataaaatttgCTGAATATTAGATTGTTGAATTGgtgttaaattttgaattttaaatagaaGTTATAGATTTcgttaaatattgaaaaaaaactctatact
The Capsicum annuum cultivar UCD-10X-F1 chromosome 6, UCD10Xv1.1, whole genome shotgun sequence DNA segment above includes these coding regions:
- the LOC107873527 gene encoding WAT1-related protein At2g39510 isoform X1, with the protein product MSWLLKFVKEGQPYLAATLLQFGYAGSAIIAKFALNHGMSHFTFAVYRNAFATIVFAPFALLLERKIRPRMTLSIFMKIMLLGLVEPVIDQNLYYTGLRYTTATFATAMCNVLPALTFLLAWILRLERVNIKRIASQAKIVGTIATFGGAMIMTLIGGPTIGLPWTRHHVNIPSSTSTSSVSTHELQPIKGALFIAAGCICWAGFYNLQAITLKTYPAALSLTCFICSSGALQGAVLTLVAERGNTSIWAIQWNTKLLSYVYSGMVTSGVGYYVSGLIMKEKGPVFVTAFNPLNMIIVAILGSFILSEQLNLGRVLGGAIIAIGLYLVIWGKSKDEKLSKSISSEEAHQSELVEKEIPATSNTSNQANTGDEVV
- the LOC107873527 gene encoding WAT1-related protein At2g39510 isoform X2, with product MSWLLKFVKEGQPYLAATLLQFGYAGSAIIAKFALNHGMSHFTFAVYRNAFATIVFAPFALLLERKIRPRMTLSIFMKIMLLGLVEPVIDQNLYYTGLRYTTATFATAMCNVLPALTFLLAWILRLERVNIKRIASQAKIVGTIATFGGAMIMTLIGGPTIGLPWTRHHVNIPSSTSTSSVSTHELQPIKGALFIAAGCICWAGFYNLQAITLKTYPAALSLTCFICSSGALQGAVLTLVAERGNTSIWAIQWNTKLLSYVYSGMVTSGVGYYVSGLIMKEKGPVFVTAFNPLNMIIVAILGSFILSEQLNLGRYGFGRGNNSNRIIFSNMGQEQGRKIVEIDQ